CCTTCAGTTCGATGACGGTCTTGGCCATGACGGCCTCCTGGTCCCAGGGGAACAGGATCCAGGTATCCTGGCTGACTTCGGTGACGTAGCTGTCGACCACCGGCCGGCCGGCGGGTTTTGCATAGACTGTGGCGAAATGCGCCTCGGGCAGCATGGCCCGGACGGCGCGGGCGGTGACGCCTGTGTCAACGAGGTCGTCGATGATCAGCCAGCCGGCACCCTTGTCCTGCTCGGCGGAAGTACCTTTCAGCAATTCGACCTTGGCACCGCGCTCCATGCGGTCGTAGGTCGAGCAGCACACCGTGTCGATCAGGCGAAGATTCAGTTCGCGTGCCACGATGGCGGCGGGGACCAACCCGCCACGGGTGATCGCGACCAGCCCTTTGAAAGGCCCCAGGTCGGCCAGCCGCCAGGCCAGCGCCCGGGCGTCGCGGTGCAGTTCCGTCCATGAGACGGGGAACATCCTGTTGTAGCCTGCGCTTCCCGCCATGCGATTTCGTCCCTGGATCCTGTCCGGTTTGGCTTGCCCCTTCGGGAGGGCTGCACTAACACCTTCGGCCGAAGCATAGAAGCGCAGGCCGCTGGGAAACAGGGCACAGGAAAACCGTACGGGGACCGCTGCATATGGGATTTGAGCTGACGCCCGCTTTCTGGAGCGGCCTGACCCAGATCATTCTGGTGAACATCATCCTGTCGGGCGACAACGCGCTCGTCATCGCGCTGGCCTGCCGGAACCTGGAGAAGAAGCACCAGCGCCCGGCCATCATCATCGGCAGCGGCGGCGCCATCCTGCTCCGTATCCTCTTCGTCCTGATCGTCGACTACCTGTTGTCGGTTCCCTTCCTGAAGCTCGTGGGCGGCATGCTGCTGCTGTGGATCGGCGTCAAGCTGGTGCAGGGCGAGGAAGAGGGCGAGGACGGCGTCAAGGCGGCCAGCTCGCTGAGCTCGGCCATCCGCACCATCATCATCGCCGACGCCGTGATGAGCCTCGACAATGCCATCGCCATCGCCGCCGCCGCCAAGGGCGACACCACGCTGATGGTGCTGGGCCTCATCATCTCCATCCCGCTGATCGTGTTCGGCGCCACGCTGATCATGGCCCTGCTCAACCGCTTCCCGATCATTGTCGTCGCCGGCGGCGCGCTGCTGGGCTGGATCGCGGGCGAGGTGCTGGCCACCGATCCGGGCTATGCCGCCAAGCTCACCGCCATCACGCCGCATGCCAAGACGATCCTCGAGGTCGGCTGTGCCGTCCTGGTCGTCGCGGTCGGATACTTCCTCCAGCACCGGGCGAAGCAGAAGCACAAGGCGCACGATCCGGTGGATCTCGCGACCGACAAGGGCAAGGAGTAGCGATCATGCACAAGATCAACGCCATCCTCGTCGCGGTCGACGGTTCGGCCTGCTCCGACCGCGCCGTTCAGCACGCCCTCGACATGGTCGCCACGGGCTGCGCCGCCGAACTGCATCTGCTCAACGTGCAACCGAGCCTTGGCGGTGCGGTCGCGACGTTCGTCTCGCGTGAGCAGATCGAGTCCCACCACCGCGACGAAGGCCAGAAGGCGCTTGCGTCCGCGGTGGCGCTGACCGGCAAGGCCGGGGTGACGCCGAAGACCCATATCGGCGTCGGCCGCCAGGGCGAGATCGTCGCCGATTTCGTGAAGAAGGTGGGCGCGGGCCTCGTGGTGCTGGGCACGCGCGGCCATACCGGCCTGGCCGGCGTATTGATGGGCTCGGTCGCACAGGACGTGATCGCGCATACGTCGGTGCCCGTAACCCTGGTCAAGTAGCCATCGCGCTCCGGACGGCGTAGAACGCGGCCCTGCAGGAGGACCCGCGTTTGGCCGAGGAGTTGTGGCGACACGAGGCGCTGGCGCCCTATGCGACGCTGCCGTGGCGGAGCAAGGGCCGCTACCATCGCGAGGCCGAGTCGCCGAGCCGCAGCCCGTTCCAGCGTGACCGCGACCGCATCATCCACTC
This DNA window, taken from Reyranella humidisoli, encodes the following:
- the gpt gene encoding xanthine phosphoribosyltransferase; protein product: MAGSAGYNRMFPVSWTELHRDARALAWRLADLGPFKGLVAITRGGLVPAAIVARELNLRLIDTVCCSTYDRMERGAKVELLKGTSAEQDKGAGWLIIDDLVDTGVTARAVRAMLPEAHFATVYAKPAGRPVVDSYVTEVSQDTWILFPWDQEAVMAKTVIELKGDAK
- a CDS encoding TerC family protein, which produces MGFELTPAFWSGLTQIILVNIILSGDNALVIALACRNLEKKHQRPAIIIGSGGAILLRILFVLIVDYLLSVPFLKLVGGMLLLWIGVKLVQGEEEGEDGVKAASSLSSAIRTIIIADAVMSLDNAIAIAAAAKGDTTLMVLGLIISIPLIVFGATLIMALLNRFPIIVVAGGALLGWIAGEVLATDPGYAAKLTAITPHAKTILEVGCAVLVVAVGYFLQHRAKQKHKAHDPVDLATDKGKE
- a CDS encoding universal stress protein translates to MHKINAILVAVDGSACSDRAVQHALDMVATGCAAELHLLNVQPSLGGAVATFVSREQIESHHRDEGQKALASAVALTGKAGVTPKTHIGVGRQGEIVADFVKKVGAGLVVLGTRGHTGLAGVLMGSVAQDVIAHTSVPVTLVK